In a genomic window of Flavobacterium crassostreae:
- a CDS encoding glycosyltransferase — MLKKSIDCNIIVLMSHYNDNDRLIKCLSSFKEEIPVDILIIDDGSNEKPIAEELQVYFKVGRLTVVQMKQNSGCGKARNHGLEIISKLDYKYIGTMDSDDLNKENRFTKQYQYLENHSEVKLLGSWCDCIDENGNFLFTQKYPVKYNTIKNKMYLNSMVAHPTMLFHKSILETVGFFSEKYQIAEDYAFVFKVSTYFKIENYPEALIFYTINNKSNSSVFRKRQVKDRIKIIYNNFYFGFYPIYGLVRNIPLLFMPRNFLTFIKKLIR, encoded by the coding sequence ATGTTAAAAAAATCAATCGATTGTAATATAATTGTTTTAATGTCTCATTATAATGATAATGATCGATTGATTAAATGTCTTTCCTCTTTTAAAGAAGAGATCCCTGTCGATATCCTTATTATTGATGATGGAAGCAACGAAAAACCCATCGCAGAAGAGCTTCAAGTCTATTTTAAAGTAGGAAGGCTAACTGTGGTTCAAATGAAGCAAAACTCCGGTTGTGGCAAGGCTAGAAATCATGGTTTAGAAATCATTTCTAAACTGGATTATAAATATATTGGTACAATGGATTCTGACGATTTGAATAAAGAAAACAGATTTACTAAGCAGTATCAATATTTAGAAAACCATTCTGAGGTGAAACTATTAGGTTCATGGTGTGACTGTATTGATGAGAATGGAAATTTTTTATTTACTCAAAAATACCCCGTTAAATACAATACTATTAAAAATAAAATGTATCTGAATTCAATGGTGGCACATCCTACAATGCTTTTTCATAAATCAATTTTAGAGACAGTTGGTTTTTTTTCAGAAAAATATCAAATTGCAGAAGATTATGCATTTGTATTTAAAGTTAGTACCTATTTTAAAATTGAGAATTATCCAGAAGCATTAATATTTTACACTATTAATAATAAAAGTAATTCTTCTGTTTTCCGTAAAAGGCAAGTGAAAGATCGAATTAAAATTATATATAATAATTTCTATTTTGGATTTTATCCTATATATGGATTAGTACGAAACATTCCCCTTCTTTTTATGCCCCGAAATTTTCTGACCTTTATAAAAAAACTAATTCGTTAG
- a CDS encoding O-antigen ligase family protein, which translates to MILATIKKHLFDLLFVFLIMLLFFSLKAPNIILISLIIILILDFQNFKKIEFKLLKIKPFFILAILFIYWILKAIITHSILDSNYSLLLPIVIIPILFLKVENKNWLQYGILWMVLFLSVRAYIGLIGYYIQNKNFLPFEGEIINEILGMERPYLGFISVIAIIIALQVSTSIKKYKIVLIGYAIYISIFVVIISARISVLTVLCISFLFFLFYSKVSNNKKVVFFLCSLFFMLSFMMLNKNLRERFFITSNYEKSIEKLNRHEPRMIIWNCSYRIMKSEDFDLFFGLNSTKELEQRYLNCYDQTMTNRNRANYFISTNKNSHNQFIAVFLTSGILGLFIFCYFFGHQFYIYRRDFFKIAMLVATLMFFVVENVLMRQTGVYLFALIISLINIPLTKVKNKPLLE; encoded by the coding sequence ATGATTTTAGCTACTATAAAAAAACATCTTTTTGATTTATTGTTTGTTTTTTTAATCATGCTGCTTTTTTTTTCACTCAAAGCACCTAACATAATACTGATTTCACTCATAATTATATTGATTTTGGATTTTCAAAATTTTAAAAAAATAGAGTTTAAACTTTTGAAAATAAAACCTTTTTTTATTCTAGCTATTTTATTTATTTATTGGATTTTAAAAGCAATTATTACGCACTCTATTCTGGATTCTAATTATTCTCTTTTGCTACCAATAGTAATAATTCCGATACTGTTTTTGAAGGTTGAAAATAAAAACTGGCTTCAATATGGTATTTTATGGATGGTTTTATTTCTGTCCGTTAGGGCTTATATCGGTTTAATAGGATATTATATCCAAAATAAAAATTTTTTACCTTTTGAAGGAGAAATTATTAATGAAATTTTAGGAATGGAAAGACCTTATTTGGGTTTTATTTCAGTAATAGCAATTATCATTGCATTACAAGTATCTACATCTATTAAAAAATATAAAATAGTGCTAATTGGATATGCAATTTATATATCCATTTTTGTAGTAATTATATCGGCCAGAATATCCGTCTTAACAGTACTTTGTATAAGTTTTTTATTTTTTTTATTTTATTCTAAAGTTAGCAATAATAAAAAAGTAGTATTTTTTTTATGCTCCCTTTTTTTTATGCTTTCTTTTATGATGCTAAACAAAAATTTAAGAGAACGATTTTTTATTACTTCAAACTACGAAAAATCCATTGAAAAATTAAATAGGCATGAGCCTAGAATGATAATATGGAATTGTTCTTATAGGATAATGAAAAGTGAAGACTTTGATTTGTTTTTTGGACTTAACTCAACCAAAGAGTTAGAGCAAAGATACCTGAACTGTTACGACCAAACTATGACAAACCGAAATAGGGCTAACTACTTTATTTCAACCAATAAAAACTCGCACAATCAATTTATTGCTGTTTTTTTAACCTCGGGTATTTTAGGGCTATTTATTTTTTGTTACTTTTTTGGACACCAGTTTTATATATATAGACGAGACTTTTTTAAGATAGCAATGTTAGTTGCAACACTGATGTTTTTTGTTGTAGAGAATGTTTTAATGCGCCAAACAGGGGTGTATTTATTTGCGTTAATAATCTCATTAATAAATATACCCTTAACGAAGGTCAAAAATAAACCCCTCTTAGAATAG
- a CDS encoding glycosyltransferase, with amino-acid sequence MKKVLVVDWLDKYGGAERVISCLERSYCFDKTYTLINIMKKEDLAKIYSQKEPFIQETVLKVVKNKFRLFFFIFHYLISKIKVDTDADLIISSSHAVAKGIKKSNKKQLHISYFHARNFNYIWDDSELFFGAFKYILYPLIYLLRKIDIKQAQRPDHIIANSHFVKKWIKEKYNRNSDVIYPPVDLSNFPLEINKEDYYIVVGRVVHVKKFDIVVKAFNKSGKKLIVIGDGDQLKKIKSIASQNIIFKGFLNSKDVSSYIQKAKGFIQMGVEGFGIAPIEAQSCGTPVIAYAYGGVLETVVDQVSGVYFKQQSVESLNFAIQEFEKINFDYVAIRKNALRFSTSKFELEIANYVHNKRQLHLKDLNKNRCL; translated from the coding sequence TTGAAAAAAGTATTGGTAGTAGATTGGTTGGATAAGTATGGAGGTGCCGAAAGGGTGATTTCTTGTTTAGAGAGGAGTTATTGTTTTGATAAAACCTACACGCTTATCAATATAATGAAGAAAGAAGATTTAGCTAAAATATATTCTCAAAAAGAACCTTTTATACAAGAAACGGTTTTAAAAGTTGTAAAAAATAAGTTTAGATTGTTTTTTTTTATATTTCATTATCTAATAAGTAAGATTAAAGTAGATACCGATGCAGACTTAATAATCTCGTCCTCGCATGCCGTTGCAAAAGGAATTAAAAAAAGCAATAAAAAGCAATTACACATAAGTTATTTTCACGCACGAAATTTTAATTATATTTGGGATGATAGTGAGTTGTTTTTCGGTGCTTTCAAATATATTTTGTATCCCTTAATTTACCTATTAAGAAAAATAGACATTAAACAAGCGCAACGACCGGATCATATTATTGCAAATTCTCATTTTGTAAAAAAGTGGATAAAAGAAAAATATAACAGAAACTCGGATGTTATATATCCTCCGGTTGATTTAAGTAATTTTCCATTAGAGATAAATAAAGAGGATTATTACATAGTTGTGGGTAGGGTAGTACATGTCAAAAAATTTGATATTGTAGTTAAAGCATTTAATAAGTCAGGAAAGAAATTAATTGTAATAGGAGATGGGGATCAATTAAAAAAAATAAAGAGTATTGCATCCCAAAACATTATATTTAAAGGTTTTTTAAATTCTAAAGATGTTAGCTCTTATATACAAAAAGCAAAAGGGTTTATCCAGATGGGTGTTGAAGGATTTGGAATAGCACCTATAGAAGCTCAATCTTGTGGAACTCCAGTTATAGCCTATGCTTATGGAGGGGTTTTAGAAACAGTAGTTGACCAAGTTTCAGGGGTTTATTTTAAACAACAATCCGTTGAGTCACTTAATTTTGCAATTCAAGAGTTCGAAAAAATTAATTTTGATTATGTAGCAATAAGAAAAAATGCCTTAAGATTTTCGACGTCTAAATTTGAGTTAGAGATTGCAAATTATGTCCATAATAAGCGACAACTTCATTTAAAAGACTTGAATAAAAATAGATGCTTGTAA
- a CDS encoding UDP-glucuronic acid decarboxylase family protein — MKRILITGAAGFLGSHLCDRFIKEGYHVIAMDNLITGDLKNIAHLFKLEHFEFYHHDITTFVHVPGNLDYILHFASPASPIDYLKIPIQTLKVGSLGTHNLLGLARVKKARILIASTSEVYGDPLVHPQTEAYYGNVNTIGPRGVYDEAKRFQESITMAYHTFHGVETRIVRIFNTYGPRMRLNDGRVIPAFIGQALRGEDLTIFGDGMQTRSFCYVDDQVEGIFRLLHSDYVYPVNIGNPDEITIKDFAQEIIKLTGTDQKIVYYPLPENDPLQRQPDTTKAKELLGWKAKVTREQGMKITYDYFKSLSAEELSKEEHKDFTSYIK, encoded by the coding sequence ATGAAAAGAATATTAATTACTGGAGCAGCAGGCTTTTTGGGATCGCATTTATGTGATCGCTTTATTAAAGAAGGATACCACGTTATAGCAATGGACAATTTGATCACCGGCGATCTCAAAAACATTGCACATTTATTCAAATTAGAGCACTTTGAATTTTACCACCATGACATTACCACTTTTGTTCATGTTCCAGGCAATTTGGATTATATCTTGCATTTTGCATCTCCGGCAAGCCCTATTGATTATTTAAAAATCCCGATTCAAACCCTAAAAGTGGGTTCTTTGGGCACCCATAATTTACTTGGTTTGGCTAGAGTAAAAAAAGCCAGAATTTTGATAGCCTCTACTTCCGAAGTGTACGGAGATCCGTTGGTGCACCCACAAACAGAAGCATACTATGGCAACGTAAACACCATAGGCCCTAGAGGAGTTTATGACGAGGCCAAGCGTTTTCAAGAATCCATAACCATGGCTTACCATACCTTTCATGGGGTAGAAACCAGAATAGTGCGTATTTTTAATACCTATGGTCCCAGAATGCGACTTAATGACGGTCGGGTAATTCCTGCTTTTATTGGACAAGCACTGCGGGGAGAAGATTTAACTATTTTTGGAGACGGAATGCAAACGCGTTCGTTTTGTTATGTAGACGATCAAGTAGAGGGTATTTTTAGATTGCTACATTCGGATTACGTATATCCTGTAAACATTGGTAATCCAGACGAAATAACCATCAAAGATTTTGCCCAAGAAATCATCAAACTCACCGGAACGGATCAAAAAATTGTTTACTATCCTTTGCCAGAAAACGATCCTTTACAAAGACAACCAGATACCACCAAGGCCAAAGAACTTTTAGGGTGGAAAGCCAAAGTAACTCGAGAACAGGGAATGAAGATAACCTACGATTATTTTAAATCCTTGTCTGCTGAAGAATTATCCAAAGAAGAACACAAAGATTTTACTTCTTATATCAAGTAA
- a CDS encoding exopolysaccharide biosynthesis polyprenyl glycosylphosphotransferase codes for MRNKAGRFSGYIRPFFYIVDVLLLTSLGLFFFNAPNQEISFCIFLSLAWLVSAYHLGFYEVYRYTKVVTILNCALKQFAFFSIATMASVYLYCEDTSLKVVFYYLTSVVFMVLVLKLFIYYFLKEYRLVFGGNFRKVVILGSQVKTEQLQKFFVQNLDYGYKLVNVFSDEKCNAHSLKEVCDYLISEGVDELYCAMSDLTSDEITELEDFTDNNFKTLKFIPDENHVLSGNYIFHYYGYLPIIAGREIRLDEKLNKIIKRIFDIVFSLLVIVFILSWFTIIAAIFIKAESKGPIFFRQIRNGLKNQLFVCYKFRSMELNPYAHLNQVSKNDIRITKIGKFLRKTSLDELPQFFNVLLGDMSVVGPRPHMVSHNEKYAVKVDKFMVRHFIKPGITGLAQVRGFRGSIGSDMDMVNRIKLDIFYIENWSFILDLKIIFQTVINIFKGEENAF; via the coding sequence ATGCGGAACAAAGCAGGAAGATTCTCTGGATACATTCGTCCATTTTTTTATATTGTAGATGTTTTACTACTTACTTCATTGGGGTTATTTTTTTTTAATGCGCCAAATCAAGAAATTTCATTTTGTATATTCTTAAGTTTAGCTTGGTTAGTCAGTGCCTATCATTTGGGTTTTTATGAAGTGTATCGGTATACCAAGGTTGTTACTATTTTAAATTGTGCCCTAAAACAGTTTGCTTTTTTTTCTATCGCCACAATGGCATCTGTATATCTTTATTGTGAGGATACCTCCTTAAAAGTAGTATTTTATTATTTAACTAGTGTGGTATTTATGGTACTGGTTTTAAAATTATTTATCTATTATTTCTTAAAAGAATACAGATTAGTTTTTGGAGGCAATTTTAGAAAAGTAGTTATTCTTGGTAGTCAGGTCAAGACAGAGCAGTTACAAAAGTTTTTTGTCCAAAATTTAGATTACGGATATAAGTTAGTAAACGTATTTTCGGACGAAAAATGCAATGCACATAGCCTAAAAGAAGTTTGTGACTACCTAATTTCGGAGGGTGTTGATGAGTTGTATTGTGCCATGAGTGACCTAACTTCGGATGAAATTACAGAATTAGAAGATTTTACAGATAACAACTTTAAAACACTTAAATTTATTCCAGACGAAAATCATGTTTTATCTGGAAATTATATTTTTCACTACTATGGTTATCTTCCTATTATTGCAGGGAGAGAAATACGACTGGATGAGAAATTAAATAAAATCATAAAACGTATTTTTGATATCGTGTTTTCATTATTAGTAATTGTGTTTATATTGAGCTGGTTTACCATTATTGCAGCTATTTTTATAAAGGCGGAATCCAAAGGGCCAATATTTTTTAGACAGATAAGAAATGGCTTAAAAAATCAATTATTTGTTTGTTATAAATTTAGATCCATGGAACTAAATCCTTACGCACACCTCAATCAGGTTTCTAAAAATGATATACGCATAACTAAAATAGGTAAATTTTTGCGTAAAACGAGCTTAGACGAGTTGCCACAATTTTTTAATGTTTTGCTGGGCGATATGTCTGTAGTAGGGCCAAGACCACACATGGTTAGTCACAACGAAAAGTATGCCGTAAAAGTAGATAAATTTATGGTACGTCATTTTATTAAACCAGGCATAACAGGTTTGGCTCAAGTTAGAGGTTTTAGAGGGTCTATTGGTAGTGATATGGATATGGTTAACCGCATTAAGCTAGATATTTTTTATATAGAAAACTGGTCTTTCATACTCGATCTCAAAATTATTTTTCAGACCGTTATTAATATTTTTAAAGGCGAAGAAAATGCTTTCTAA
- a CDS encoding glycosyltransferase family 2 protein — MLSNQKEILVSILTPTYNSEKFVSLAIASVQAQSYSNWELIIVDDASTDGTLALVTKHAQVDPRIQVHALTQNSGTGIARSKALAVAKGQYIAFLDADDLWQPTKLLKQVAFMQTHQLPFTFSYYDCIDEQGRPLNKRVTSPRVVSYRALFFCNYIGNLTALYDAEYFGKIPISSVRKRQDWMLWLHILQKIKTAHPVPESLAYYRIRNHSVSTSKFNLLQYNFAVYRQFHGLNFVASLLCMQLFLFVQLAIKPFYTHKIKA, encoded by the coding sequence ATGCTTTCTAACCAAAAGGAAATTTTAGTCTCTATACTAACTCCTACATACAATTCTGAGAAATTTGTTTCCCTTGCCATTGCTTCTGTTCAGGCGCAAAGTTATTCCAATTGGGAACTAATTATTGTAGATGATGCCTCCACTGATGGCACTTTAGCCCTAGTGACCAAGCATGCGCAAGTAGACCCCAGAATTCAAGTACACGCACTAACTCAAAACTCAGGCACCGGAATAGCCAGAAGCAAAGCCTTGGCTGTAGCCAAAGGCCAGTATATTGCTTTTTTGGATGCAGATGATTTATGGCAACCAACCAAGTTGCTAAAACAAGTGGCATTTATGCAAACCCACCAACTCCCCTTTACATTTAGTTATTATGATTGTATAGACGAGCAGGGCAGGCCATTAAACAAAAGAGTAACCTCTCCGAGAGTGGTTAGCTATAGAGCATTGTTTTTTTGTAACTATATTGGCAATTTAACGGCACTGTATGATGCAGAATATTTTGGCAAAATACCTATTTCGTCTGTCCGAAAACGCCAAGATTGGATGCTTTGGTTGCACATTCTCCAAAAAATAAAAACAGCCCATCCCGTGCCCGAAAGTTTAGCCTATTATCGGATCCGAAACCATTCTGTATCTACGTCTAAATTTAATTTATTGCAATACAACTTTGCTGTTTATAGGCAATTTCATGGCCTTAATTTTGTTGCTTCCTTGCTATGCATGCAATTGTTTTTGTTTGTACAGTTGGCTATAAAACCATTTTATACCCATAAAATTAAAGCATAG
- a CDS encoding phenylacetate--CoA ligase family protein, whose amino-acid sequence MLPIFDLLLQLNLFPISKAKAALHKISLLSPAEKELFIERQKRAMVAFHVQNNAFYGSLVPQVPENWTDLPILNKKNLQIPLAQRLSKGYTKGNSYCNKTSGSSGIPFIFAKDRYCHALTWASNFMRYQEHGIDLNTAYQARFYGIPMAFWSHQKERLKDLVSQRYRFAIFDLSDAALETILKKFSTTEFDYINGYTSAIVLFAKFLEQKNVVLKRICPTLKVCMVTSEMLFEKDKILLEKQLGIPVVNEYGASELDIIAFENPESEWLVNSETLFVEILDQNNAVVPYGHQGRVVVTSLFNKAHPFIRYDTGDIGILDVKSTLDRPVLKKLIGRSNDIVVLPSGKKAPGLTFYYITKTIIEDTGNVKEFVITQTKINSFEIEYVSDQELNSVAIQKIQQAIETYLEPNLHFIFTPKKTLLRTHRGKLKQFRSML is encoded by the coding sequence ATGCTGCCTATTTTTGACCTACTACTCCAACTAAATCTTTTTCCGATAAGCAAGGCCAAGGCGGCACTACACAAAATTAGTTTGCTTAGCCCAGCAGAAAAAGAGCTTTTTATAGAGCGACAAAAACGTGCTATGGTGGCTTTTCATGTCCAAAACAATGCTTTTTATGGTTCTTTGGTGCCTCAAGTGCCCGAAAATTGGACAGATCTTCCGATTTTAAACAAAAAAAACTTACAAATTCCTTTAGCACAACGGCTATCTAAGGGCTACACTAAAGGAAACTCTTATTGCAATAAAACTTCGGGATCTAGTGGAATCCCGTTTATCTTTGCCAAAGACAGGTATTGTCATGCCCTTACTTGGGCTTCCAATTTTATGCGCTACCAAGAGCATGGTATTGATCTCAATACGGCCTATCAAGCTCGGTTTTATGGTATTCCGATGGCGTTTTGGTCGCACCAAAAAGAACGGCTTAAAGATTTGGTAAGCCAGCGGTATCGGTTTGCTATTTTTGATCTCTCTGATGCCGCTTTGGAGACTATTTTAAAAAAATTTAGTACTACAGAATTTGATTATATCAATGGGTATACAAGTGCCATTGTTTTGTTTGCTAAATTTTTGGAACAAAAAAATGTAGTTTTAAAACGTATTTGCCCCACACTAAAGGTGTGTATGGTTACCTCCGAAATGCTTTTTGAAAAAGATAAAATTCTTTTAGAAAAGCAATTGGGTATTCCGGTTGTTAATGAATATGGCGCTTCGGAACTGGATATAATTGCCTTTGAAAATCCAGAGTCCGAATGGCTTGTCAATTCCGAGACATTGTTTGTAGAGATTCTGGACCAAAACAATGCGGTTGTGCCTTACGGTCACCAAGGTCGGGTTGTGGTTACGTCTCTTTTTAATAAAGCACATCCATTTATCCGATACGATACTGGAGATATCGGTATTTTGGATGTCAAAAGCACCCTGGATAGGCCTGTACTTAAAAAACTCATCGGAAGATCCAATGATATTGTAGTATTGCCTAGCGGAAAAAAAGCACCGGGATTAACTTTTTATTACATCACCAAAACCATCATTGAAGATACCGGAAATGTAAAAGAATTTGTAATTACACAAACCAAAATAAATAGCTTTGAAATTGAATATGTAAGCGATCAAGAGCTAAATTCTGTGGCTATCCAAAAAATACAACAGGCCATAGAGACCTATTTGGAGCCTAATTTACATTTTATATTTACTCCAAAAAAGACCTTGTTGCGTACCCACAGAGGCAAATTGAAACAGTTTCGTTCTATGCTTTAA
- the purD gene encoding phosphoribosylamine--glycine ligase, giving the protein MTILLLGSGGREHALAWKMVQSPLCDQLYVAPGNAGTATIATNVNLSPTDFDAIKTLVLQKNITMVVVGPEDPLVKGIFDFFENDSQLHHVAVIGPSKIGAQLEGSKEFAKKFLVKHQIPTAAYASFTAETVAQGCDFLATLKPPYVLKADGLAAGKGVLIIDNLAQAQDELRSMLLNQKFGAASTKVVIEEFLDGIELSCFVLTDGKNYKILPTAKDYKRIGEGDTGLNTGGMGAVSPVPYVDAALMEKIETRIVKPTIAGFQKDGITYKGFVFIGLINVNNEPIVIEYNVRMGDPETEVVIPRLKTDLVSLFLAVSNQKLDEISLEIDPRSATTVMLVSGGYPENFEKGKRITGLENITDSIVFHAGTKLENQNVVTNGGRVMAITSYGDSFQEAIKKSYQNIDKLHFDKMNFRKDIGNDLL; this is encoded by the coding sequence ATGACAATTTTACTACTGGGTTCCGGCGGAAGAGAACATGCACTTGCATGGAAAATGGTTCAAAGCCCACTTTGTGACCAACTTTATGTAGCACCAGGTAATGCAGGTACTGCAACTATTGCTACCAATGTAAACCTGAGTCCAACAGACTTTGATGCCATTAAAACATTGGTACTACAAAAAAACATTACCATGGTTGTAGTAGGTCCAGAAGATCCATTAGTAAAAGGGATTTTTGATTTTTTTGAAAACGATAGCCAACTCCATCATGTAGCCGTTATCGGACCGTCCAAGATAGGCGCTCAATTAGAAGGAAGTAAAGAATTTGCCAAAAAGTTTTTGGTAAAGCACCAAATACCTACAGCTGCCTATGCGAGCTTTACCGCAGAAACCGTAGCACAAGGCTGTGACTTTTTGGCAACATTAAAACCGCCCTATGTGCTAAAAGCAGATGGTTTGGCCGCAGGAAAAGGCGTTTTAATTATAGACAATTTAGCTCAGGCTCAAGACGAATTGCGAAGCATGCTACTAAATCAAAAGTTTGGCGCAGCAAGTACCAAAGTAGTCATTGAAGAGTTTTTGGACGGTATAGAACTCAGTTGTTTTGTACTAACCGATGGCAAAAACTACAAGATACTGCCTACGGCAAAAGATTACAAACGTATAGGAGAGGGAGATACCGGTTTAAATACGGGAGGTATGGGTGCTGTTTCGCCGGTTCCGTATGTAGATGCAGCTCTAATGGAAAAAATAGAAACGCGTATTGTAAAACCCACCATTGCAGGCTTTCAAAAGGATGGCATTACCTACAAGGGTTTTGTTTTTATAGGATTAATCAACGTAAACAATGAGCCTATTGTAATAGAGTACAATGTGCGTATGGGAGATCCAGAGACCGAGGTAGTAATTCCGAGATTAAAAACAGATTTAGTATCGTTATTCTTGGCAGTATCCAATCAAAAACTAGACGAAATTTCGTTAGAGATAGATCCCCGAAGTGCTACAACGGTAATGCTTGTTTCTGGCGGGTATCCTGAAAATTTTGAAAAAGGAAAAAGGATCACCGGATTAGAAAACATTACGGATTCTATCGTATTTCATGCCGGAACCAAACTAGAAAACCAAAACGTAGTCACTAATGGCGGTAGGGTAATGGCTATAACTTCTTATGGCGATAGCTTTCAAGAAGCCATAAAAAAATCTTACCAAAATATAGATAAGCTACACTTTGATAAGATGAATTTTAGAAAAGATATCGGGAACGATCTTTTGTAA
- a CDS encoding DUF6341 family protein: protein MKAFFEGIQYLFVDILLTPLDFLRSLELSSWFAANTINWIFMIICTAAMVYWIKQLRIFDQAGTEGQDTTAHSFLK from the coding sequence ATGAAAGCATTTTTTGAAGGTATTCAATACTTATTTGTAGATATTTTACTTACTCCTCTTGATTTTTTACGTTCTTTGGAGCTTTCGTCTTGGTTTGCTGCAAACACCATTAACTGGATCTTTATGATTATTTGTACTGCAGCAATGGTGTACTGGATCAAACAGTTGCGTATTTTTGACCAAGCAGGTACAGAAGGTCAAGACACTACGGCACATTCTTTTTTAAAATAA
- a CDS encoding DUF4254 domain-containing protein yields the protein MFSKLAYSVFEKSIQDYHLHNQVDQPINNPFPKDKFEHLLYLKNWIDTVQWHFEDIIRDPNIDPVAALSLKRKIDASNQERTDMVEYIDSYFLQKFSTVRVKENAKINSESPAWAFDRLSILALKIYHMNEEATRSEASAEHRDKCQEKLNILLEQRTDLSAAIDDLLKDIESGDKFMKVYKQMKMYNDEELNPVLYQGKKQ from the coding sequence ATGTTTTCCAAACTAGCCTATTCCGTATTTGAAAAAAGTATCCAGGACTACCACCTACACAACCAGGTAGACCAACCAATAAACAATCCTTTTCCTAAAGATAAATTTGAACATTTATTGTACCTAAAAAACTGGATTGACACCGTGCAATGGCATTTTGAAGATATAATCCGGGATCCAAATATTGATCCAGTAGCGGCATTGAGTCTAAAACGAAAAATCGATGCCTCTAACCAAGAGCGCACCGATATGGTGGAGTATATTGACAGCTATTTTTTGCAAAAATTTAGCACCGTAAGAGTAAAAGAAAATGCCAAAATCAATTCAGAGAGTCCAGCATGGGCATTTGATAGATTGTCTATTCTGGCTCTAAAAATATACCACATGAACGAAGAAGCGACCCGCTCTGAAGCTTCAGCAGAACACCGAGACAAATGCCAAGAAAAATTAAACATTTTACTCGAGCAAAGAACCGATTTATCTGCCGCAATAGATGACTTATTAAAGGATATTGAAAGTGGAGACAAATTCATGAAAGTGTACAAACAAATGAAAATGTACAATGATGAAGAGTTGAATCCAGTTTTGTACCAAGGAAAAAAGCAATAG